From Rhodococcus sp. B7740, one genomic window encodes:
- a CDS encoding GtrA family protein, protein MSTPDRSAEEGSTGDDWSPEDEELQHHVPLPVELPLTENIADAALDLKTQVLRFLATGVLSAIVDQGVNLLLHFVFGVGVTLAKAIGFVLGTTTAYLINRRWTFNAAPSRARFFAVVALYGVTFAVQVGIYTWLYQALPDGFWYANVAFVIAQGTATVINFLVQRFVIFKIR, encoded by the coding sequence GTGTCCACCCCCGACCGCTCCGCAGAAGAAGGCTCGACGGGCGACGACTGGTCGCCCGAGGACGAAGAGTTGCAGCATCACGTCCCGCTACCCGTCGAGCTGCCGTTGACCGAGAACATCGCCGACGCGGCCCTCGACCTCAAGACGCAGGTGCTGCGGTTCCTGGCGACGGGTGTGCTGTCGGCAATCGTCGACCAGGGCGTCAACCTGCTCCTGCATTTCGTGTTCGGCGTCGGTGTGACGCTGGCCAAGGCCATCGGCTTCGTACTCGGAACGACGACGGCCTACCTGATCAATCGCCGCTGGACGTTCAACGCGGCCCCGTCGCGGGCTCGGTTCTTCGCCGTCGTCGCGCTGTACGGAGTCACCTTCGCCGTCCAAGTGGGCATCTACACCTGGCTCTACCAGGCCCTTCCCGACGGCTTCTGGTACGCCAACGTGGCCTTCGTCATCGCGCAGGGCACGGCGACGGTCATCAACTTCCTCGTTCAGCGATTCGTGATCTTCAAAATTCGCTGA
- a CDS encoding dTDP-4-dehydrorhamnose 3,5-epimerase family protein codes for MSFRELSIAGAYEYTPRQFGDDRGVFFEWFKAGLFAETTGRSLELLQANCSVSAAGVLRGIHFTTNPPGQAKYVTCARGAFLDVIVDLRVGSPTFGQWDSVLIDDIDRKAVFLSEGLGHAILSLEDNSTVMYLCSLEYTPALDRDINPLDPALGIDWPTTARDGSPLTYELSDKDTAAPTLAEALERGALPNFS; via the coding sequence ATGAGCTTTCGCGAGTTGAGCATCGCCGGTGCCTACGAGTACACCCCACGCCAGTTCGGCGACGATCGCGGTGTGTTCTTCGAATGGTTCAAAGCCGGCCTCTTCGCCGAGACCACCGGGCGGTCGTTGGAGCTGCTGCAGGCGAACTGCTCGGTCTCCGCAGCCGGCGTCCTGCGTGGGATCCACTTCACCACCAACCCACCCGGACAAGCGAAATACGTCACCTGCGCCCGCGGAGCATTCCTCGACGTCATCGTCGACCTGCGCGTCGGATCCCCGACGTTCGGGCAGTGGGACAGCGTGCTGATCGACGACATCGACCGCAAAGCGGTGTTCCTGTCCGAAGGACTCGGCCACGCCATCCTCTCGCTCGAGGACAACTCGACCGTCATGTACCTGTGCTCGTTGGAATACACCCCGGCCCTGGACCGCGACATCAACCCACTCGACCCCGCCCTCGGCATCGACTGGCCCACCACCGCACGCGACGGATCGCCTCTGACCTACGAACTCTCAGACAAGGACACAGCCGCCCCCACCCTCGCCGAAGCCCTCGAACGCGGAGCCCTGCCGAACTTCTCGTGA